GAGGATCAGCAGCATCCGGCGCTTGCCGCAGTGCTCCGCGAGCCGCTCGACGGGGTCGGCGTGCCGCTCGTTCCCGGCCCGCATCGCCTCCGCGCCCGCGCCGTACAGCACGGTCTCACGGGCACCGACGGCGGTCAGCACGGCCTCCGGCACCCCCTCCGGATCGTCGACCGGGGCGAGCTCGGCCAGCCACACCCCGTCCCGCGCGGCGTACCGCACGGTCTCGGCCGCCTCCTGCGACAACCGCGTCTTCCCCGCACCCCCGGGCCCGAGCAGGGTCACGAGCCGCGCCGCCGCGAGGTCACCGCGGATCGCCTCGATGTCGGTCTCACGACCGACGAAGGAGGTGAGACGGGCACGGAGGTTGCCGAGGGTGGCAGGCTCGACGGAGGGGGCCCACGAGCCCGGGTCGCTGTCGACGGCTGCCGCGGAAGCGGCCGGACCCACCGCTACCGGACGCTGCCCGCCCGGCACCCCGGGTCGCAGCAACTCCCCGTGCAGCGCCCGGAGTTCCGGCCCGGGGTCCGCCCCCAACTGCTCGGCCAGCACACGTCGTACGTCCTCGTAGGCCGCCAGCGCCTCGGCCGTACGGCCCGCGTCACGGAGGGCGCGCAGGCGCAGGGACTGCAGGGGCTCGTCCAGCGGGTGACTGTCACACAGCGCGGTCAGCTCGGGGAGGGACTGCTCGGCCTGGCCGAGGGCGAGGGCGGCGGTGTGGCGGGCGCGCAGGGCGTCCAGGCGCCGGGCCTCCCAGCGGGCCGCCTCGCCGGTGCGGTCCGGCAGGTCGGCGAGGACGGGACCGCGCCACAGGGCCAGGGCGTCGTCGAGGACGCCGGCCGCCTTCGCGGGGTCGCCGTCGGCGAGCGCGCGCGTGCCCTCGCCGGTCAGCCGGTCGAAGCGGTGCAGGTCGATGTCGTCGGGCGCGGCCACGAGCCGGTACCCGCCGTCCGCGGAGGCGACCGCGTCCGCGCCGAGGGCCCGCCGCAGCCGGCCCACCAACGCCTGCACCGCGCCCAGCGCGTCGGCGGGCGGGTCGCCGTCCCACACCTCGTCGACCAGCAGGCTCACGGCGACCGTACGGCCGGGCCGCAGCGCCAGCACGGTCAGCAGCGCACGCAGCCGCGCGCCGCCGACGGGGAGCGGGGTGCCGTCGGGACGGAGTACCTGGGTGGTGCCGAGGATGCGATAGCGCACGGGGTCCATTGTCTCTGGTGGGTTCGGGGACAGTCACGGGGATCGGGCGGGGCGGGCGCCGTGTCGGTTCCGGCGGCCGACGGATCAGGTGGGCGGAGCCAAAGCCCCATGGCCCCACCTTCTCCGGAACCGATGAGGTACCGCGAGACGTTTTCGTCGTACGCCCGGTACGGTCGGGCAGTCCCAGAGCGTGTACGAGAGTCGGGGGAACCCCATGACCACCACAGCCGCCCGCAACAGCGACCGGCGGATCAGCCCAGTCTTCGTGGGCATCCTGGCCGTCACCGCGGTGACCGGCTGGGCCACCTGGACCGGGTTCGCCGAGCAGCCCGGCGTGGCCGTGTTCCTGTTCGTGACGGCCGCCTGGATCGTGTCCCTGTGTCTGCACGAGTACGCACACGCGCGTACCGCCCTGCACAGCGGTGACATCACCGTGGGTTCGAAGGGTTACCTCACGCTCAATCCCTTGAAGTACACCCATGCGCTGCTCAGCATCGTCCTTCCCGTCCTCTTCGTGATCATGGGCGGGATCGGTCTGCCGGGCGGGGCAGTCTTCATCGAGCGGGGCCGGATCCGGGGGCGCTGGAAGCACAGTCTGATCTCGGCCGCCGGGCCGCTCACCAATGTGCTGTTCGCCATCGTGTGCACGGCCCCGTTCTGGCTGGACGCGCTCGACGGGGTGCCGGCGGACTTCCGGTTCGCGCTGGCCTTCCTCGCCCTGCTCCAGGTGACGGCCGCGATCCTGAACTTCCTGCCGATTCCGGGCCTGGACGGTTATGGCGTCATCGAGCCCTGGCTGTCGTACAAGATCAAGCGCCAGGTGGAGCCGTTCGCGCCGTTCGGCCTGCTGTTCGTCTTCGCGCTGCTGTGGGTGCCGGCGGTCAACAGCGCGTTCTTCGACGTGATCGACTCGATCCTGGCCTCGCTCGGCATCAGCGACTTCGAGACGTACTGCGGTCAGGACCTCTACCGCTTCTGGCAGACGAGCGACTTCTGCTCGGTCAGCGGCTGACGGACTTCTCCGCCTTGGCGCGCTTCACGTAGTACCAGCACATGTTGCTGGACAGCCCCACGATCAGCACCCACACGATCCCCAGGAGGCTGCCCCGGGAGAAGGACACAACCGCCGCCGCCACGGCGAGGAGGCAGACGATCAGGGCGTAGAGGGCGAGGCGGGGCATGGGAGCGGCTCTCCTGTCGGGGGACACTGGTGACGTCGTCGTCCAGTGTCCCCCATCGGCTCATACGTCCGTGACGCGCAGACCCGCGTGCGCCTTGTACCGGCGGTTCACGGAGATCAGGTTGGCGACCAGCGACTCGACCTGGTGGGCGTTGCGCAGGCGCCCCGCGAAGATGCCGCGCATGCCGGGGATACGGCCGGCCAGGGCCTGGACGATCTCGACGTCGGCCCGTGCCTCGCCGAGGACCATCACGTCGGTGTCGATCTCGTCGATCTCCGGGTCCTCCAGGAGGACCGCGGAGAGGTGGTGGAAGGCGGCGGTGACCCGGGAGTCCGGCAGCAGGGCGGCGGCCTGCTGGGCGGCGCTGCCCTCCTCGGGCTTCAGCGCGTAGGCGCCCTGCTTGTCGAAGCCGAGCGGGTTGACGCAGTCGACGACCAGCTTCCCGGCCAGTTCCTCGCGCAGCGACTCCAGCGTCTTGCCGTGGCCGTCCCAGGGCACGGCGACGATCACGATGTCGCTGCGGCGGGCGGTCTCGGCGTTGTCGGCGCCTTCGACGCCGTGTCCGAGTTCGTCGGCGGCGGCCTGGGCGCGGTCGGCGGCGCGCGAGCCGATGATCACCTTCTGGCCGGCCTTGGCGAGCCGGTAGGCGAGGCCCTTGCCCTGGGGGCCGGTCCCGCCGAGCACGCCGACGACGAGCCCGGAGACGTCGGGAAGGTCCCAGGGGTCCTTCGCGGGGGCCTTCTGTGCACTGTCGGTAGAGGTCATGGGCCGACTTTACGTGCGCCCCGCGAGCGCCGTCCGGTCAGGTGAGCCGCGTCACGGACACCCGCCGCAAGCGATCCGCCCGCGGGCACCGAAGTCGCCGGTGCCGGTGCGAGCCAGGTCGGAGCAGGCCGCGGGGGGCGTCGGTCGTGTGGCGGGCGTGCCATGTCGCGCCGCTGTCGTCGGAGCCTGGAGGGCTTTTCCACCGACGTTCGAGTGGACGTCGGGGCGACTGACCGGCGGAGTCACGAACCCCGCGCCGCGACATCCCCCTTCCGCGTGCCCGGTTCGGGCGAATTGGTGCTGAACTCCGGGTCACGGGTGGCCGCTTGCGGCAGGATGCGGCCGCATGGATGCCGTACGTGTCGCGTTGCTGCGCGAAGTGCTCGCCGGGACCGAGTGGTTGGGGGCGACCCGGAGGTTCGCCGGGGTGCTGCGCGGCTCGGCGGTCTCGCACGGGGGTGGCCTGCTGCTGGTCGGCACGCCGGAGTACGAGCCGTGGCATCTGGCGGCCCATCTGGTGGACGAGGCGGCCTGGTCGGGCACGCCGGAGCTGGCCCCCACACTCGTACGCCATGAGGCGCAGCCCTCGGACCCGGCCCATCTGGCCGTCGGCCTGGGTCGGTTGGCGGCGGCGCGGCGCGGGGAGACGCTGCTGGTGGTGTCCCCGGCGGCCCCGGACGCCCCGCTCCTGGAGCGTGTGCACGACGCCCGCCGGGCCGGTGCGACGGTACTGGCGCTCGGCCCCGACGACGGCGACCTCGGGGCGATGGCCCACGAATCCCTCGCCGTCCCGAACAGCCCCGACCTCGACCTCGACACCGTCCAGCACCTGGTGAGCGCGGCGGCGGGCGAGAACGCCCTCCCGACCCCGCGAACACGCCACCGCTTCAGGGACCGCCTCGCCCGCCTGACAGACCATCTGACGGCACCGCCACCGGCGCGCTGGTAGGACGGCACGGGCTGGCGCGGGCTGGTCCACAGGATGGGGAAAGGTGATCACCGACGCACAGCGCCAGGCCGTCACCGACGGGCACGACTGCCCCGCACGCCGCGGGACCCCGTCCCCCGACGCAAAACACAAGGCCGTGGCCGCCCCGGCACAGACAACGCCCCGGGCCACCGGCCCTCACCCGCCACCAGGGCCACGACAGACCTCACCGACACCACACCCGAGGCCACGGGCCCATGCAGCACTCGCACGCCTCGGCGCCGATGGTGTCGTCCAGTACGCCTCCCCGAACGCGCTCTCCGCCCACCACCGTCTCGGCCCTGTAGCGCTCTAGGGGCGCGGGGAACTGCGCGACCAGCCACATCGGACCCGTACCCGGCAGCGAACCTCCCGCACCCTCCACTCCCCCGCCCCGAAATTCGCTTGCCCCCGTCCGTCGCCGCGGCCGAGCATGGCCCGTCGTGACCGATGACGACTCCGCTCCGCCTGCCTCCCGTCTCCGCTCCGTGCTGCCCGATCTCACGCCGTGGCGGGCCTCGGCCGACTTTCGGCGGCTGTGGGTGTCGGGGCTGGTGTCGAACTTCGGGAGCTTTCTGACGTTCGTCGCGCTGCCGGTGCAGATCAAGGGGTTGACGGAGTCCGCGGCGGCGGTGGGCGCGATCGGTGCGGTGGAGTTGATTCCGCTGATCGTCTTCGGGTTGTACGGCGGTGCAATGGCCGACGCCCTGGACAAGCGCGGGCTGATCATCTGGACCGAGGCCGGGCAGGGTGTGCTCAGCGCGGTGCTGCTGGTCAACGCGTTGATGCCGAACCCGGCGGTGTGGCCGCTGTATCTCGTCGCCGCCCTGTCCTCCGCGCTCGTCTCGGTGCAGCGCCCCGCGCTGGACTCGCTGTGGCCGCGGATCGTGGCCCATGAGCATCTGCCGGCCGCGGCCTCCCTGAACACCTTCCGCTGGACGGTCGGCGGGGTCGCGGGCCCGGCGGTGGCGGGTGTGGTGGTGGCGTACGCGGGACTCGGCTGGGCGTATGCGGCGGATCTGGCCACCTTCGTGGTCTCGGTCGCGCTGATCATCCCGATCGCCTCCTCCCCGGCCGCGCACGAGGCGGCGAAACCGTCGCTGAAGGCGATCGCCGAGGGCGCCCGGTACGCCTGGAGCCGCAAGGAGCTGCTCGGCACCTACGCGGTCGACCTCGCGGCGATGTTCCTGGCGATGCCGCTGGCGCTGCTGCCGTTCCTCGCGGACGAGTTGGACGCCGAGTGGGCGCTGGGTCTGATGTACGCGACGGTTCCGCTCGGGGCGCTGCTGGTGAGTGTGACGAGTGGCTGGACGGCGCGGATCCACCGGCACGGCCGGATGGTGGTGCTGTCGGCCGCGTTGTGGGGCGTGGCGATCGCGGCGGCCGGGATCGTCGGCAACCTGTGGCTGGTGCTGCTGTTCCTGACCGTGGCCGGGGGCTGCGACATGGTGAGCGGGATCTTCCGCGGGGTCATGTGGAACCAGACGATCCCGGACGAGCTGCGGGGCCGGCTCGCGGGGATCGAGCTGCTGTCGTACTCCGTGGGTCCGACCCTGGGCCAGGTCAGGTCGGGCGGTTTCGCCGCGTGGTGGGGGGTGCGGACGTCGGTGTGGTCGGGCGGTCTGCTGTGCGCCGGCGCGGTGGGCCTGCTGGCGCTGTGTCTGCCGAAGCTGATGACGTACGACGCGCGGACGGACGAGCACGCGGCGCGGGTGCGGAAGCAGCGGGCCGCCGCCGCACCCACGGGCGCCTGATCAGTCGTCGTCGCCGCCACGGGCCGAGGCGTCGTGCCACTTGGGGTCGTTCTCCCACTCGAGGTTGCGCTCGCGGGCGGTCTCCATCGCGTGCTCGGCCTCCTGCCGGGAGGCGTACGGCCCGAAACGGTCCTTGCCGGGGCAGTCCGGCCCCTCCTCGACCTTCTTGTGCTCCAGGCAGTAGTACCACTCGCCCGGCTTGCCGACCGTGCGCTTCTTGAACAGGGCCATGACCAGCTCCTCTCGCCACCGACATGTTCCCCCACAGCGGCTCGTTAGACTCGCTGGCATGTCTGGCCAGTCGCTGCTTGTACCAGGGGAGCTGTCCCCCACCCGTTCCGTGCCCGGAAACATCCGTCGTCCTGAGTACGTCGGCAAGCCGGGGCCGACGCCGTACACCGGGCCGGAGGTGCAGACTCCGGAGACCGTCGAGGCGATGCGGGTCGCCGGCCGGATCGCCGCGCGGGCGATGGCGGAGGCGGCGAAGCTGATCGCCCCCGGTGTGACCACCGACGAGCTGGACAAGGTGGCGCACGAGTACATGTGCGACTACGGCGCCTATCCGTCGACGCTCGGCTACCGCGGCTTCCCCAAGTCGCTGTGCACCAGTGTCAACGAGGTGATCTGCCACGGGATCCCGGACTCGACGGTGCTGCGGGACGGCGACATCGTCAACCTCGACGTGACGGCGTACATCGGCGGGGTGCACGGCGACAACAACGCGACGTACCTGGTCGGGGACGTCGACGAGGAGAGCCGGCTGCTGGTCGAGCGGACGCGTGAGTCGCTGGAGCGCGCGATCAAGGCGGTCCGGCCGGGACGCCAGATCAACATCATCGGCAGGGTCATCGAGTCGTACGCCAAGCGCTTCGGGTACGGGGTGGTGCGGGACTTCACGGGGCACGGGATCAACTCGTCGTTCCACTCCGGGCTGATCATTCCGCACTACGACAGTCCGCACGCGACGACGGTCATCCAGCCCGGCATGACCTTCACGATCGAGCCGATGCTGACGCTCGGGACGCACGAGTACGACATGTGGGACGACGGCTGGACGGTCGTCACGAAGGACCGCAAGCGCACGGCGCAGTTCGAGCACACACTGGTGGTGACGGACAGCGGCGCCGAGATCCTGACGCTGCCGTAGCGAGCCCGAGGGCCCGCCCCCTGATGGGGGCGGGTCTTTTCTTGTACGCTTTTACCGACAGGGCGTCGGCAAACCTATTGACTTAGGTAAGCCTTACCTTAGAGGATGCACTGCATGGACTCCTTCTCGACAGTCATCCGCACCGCGTCCCATGAGCAGCACGTGGAGGCGGAGACCTCGTCGTTCATGAGTGACCTGCTCGGCGGCAGGCTGGGCGTGGACGCGTACGCGCGCTACACCGAGCAGCTGTGGTTCGTGTACGAGGCGCTGGAGAGCGGGGCCGAGCGGCTGGCCGCGGATCCGGTGACCGGGCCCTTCATCCAGCCCGAGCTGTACCGGCTGGGCGCGCTGGAGCGGGACCTGGAGCATCTGCGGGGCGCCGGCTGGCGTACGGGGCTGACCGCGCTGCCGGCCACGCGGGCCTATGCGGACCGGGTCCGGGAGTGCGCCACCGAGTGGCCGGCCGGTTACATCGCCCACCACTACACGCGCTACCTCGGCGACCTCTCCGGCGGCCAGATCATCCGCGACAAGGCGGAGCGGACCTGGGGCTTCGAGCGCAAGGGCGACGGAGTGCGCTTCTACGTCTTCGAGGGGATCGCCAACCCCGCCGCGTTCAAGCGGGGTTACCGAGAGCTGCTGGACGGGGTGCGGGTCGACGACCTGGAGAAGCAGCGGATCGTGACGGAGTGCAAGAGGGCGTTCGCGCTCAACACGGCGGTCTTCCGCGCCCTCGGCGAGGAGTTCCCCCTGAGCGCCTAGCGCTCCAGGTACACCCGGCCGCCGATCTCCACCCAGCCGCCGGGCTGGGGAGCGGTGAGGATCTGCGAGCCCGCGCCCTGGGTGATGTTCAGGGCGCGGCCCAGCCGTTCGGTGAGCAGGAGGGCGGCGGCGCCGGTCGCCTCGTCCTCGTCGATCCCGTCGTCACGGCCCGGGAACGCCCGCGCGCGCACCCGCCCCGCGGGCTCGTCCTCCCAGGCCCAGGCGTAGATCCACTCCCCCTTCGGCGGCACGTCCAGGTCGTCGACCTCGGCGGCCGTCCCGTATTGCCTGAGCGTCCGCGGCGGCGCCCACTCCGCCCGCGCCTCGATCCAGCTGAACTCGCCGTCGAGCCGGGCGCCCACGACACCGGCCGGGGTGACCAGCTCCGGCACGTCGAGCAGCCATGCCGTGCCGACGCAGGGGTGGCCGGCGAAGGGCAGCCGCAGCGTCGGCGTGTAGATGTCGATGACCCCGCGCTCCGGGTCGTCCACGAACACGGTCTCACTGAACCCGAGCTTCCCGGCGAACAGTTGCCGCTCCTCGCGGTCCGGCATCACGGATCCCTCGCGCACCACGCCGAGTTCATTGCCGTATCCGCCGTTCGGCGCACAGAAGACGCGCAGTACGTCGTAGTCAGTCACGGGGGAATTGAAGCATCGCGCGGTCGGCGAGCTCGTCCCAGGCCCGCGCTCCGCCGGGAAGGGGCCAGATGTCGGTGGGGGGCATGCCGTAAGGAAGCGAGGCGATCAGCTCGGCGTACCCCCGCTCCATGGCGGCCCGTTGGCGTGCGTGGCCCGCATCGTCGGGGCTCGCCGTCAGCTGCCGTATCCGTTCCTCGTGGTCGCGGGTCGCCTTCGCGGCGGCCTGGCGCCATTTGTCGTCGTCGGGCACCCGGTTGAGCAGCACGCACTCCGGCGTCCGGCCCTCCGCCAGCGCGGCCACCGCCCGGTCGTGGCCGTCCAGGATCACACAGCCGTCCAGGAAGGCCACCGACCACAGCAGGACGGGCGCGAGCGTTCCCTCGCGGGCGTGCTTGCGGTACGCCTTCACCCGCCCGGCGTCCGGTGGCGAGAGGCGGCGGAGCGGGAGAACGCCGTTCCAGCCGCCACCGCAGTACAGCTCCAACCGGCCGCCCGGCCACACCTTCACGAACTCCTCGGTCCAGACGTACGGCGGGAACTCGGTCTGCAGGGCCAGCTCCCAGCGTCCGTCCAGCAACGGGGTGCCGTCCGCGTCCTCCAGCCAACGCGCGTACCGGTGGGGCCAGTTGACGTTCGACCGCATGTCCGCCGAGCGCAGTGGCGGCAGCGGGGAGCGGTAACCGTCGAGGCGGTGCAGGTGCAGCTCGCGGCAGCAGCCCTCGCCCGTGCGGCCCAGCAGTACGGGCCGTTCTCCCTGCCGGAGCAGGAGCCGCCCGTCGCCCGTCGTCTCGAAGCGCAACGCCGGTGGGCCGGGGCGGGCCGACACGTTCAGCACCAGGCGCCCCGGACCCAGCAGTTCCCTGTTTCCCCTGTTCACGGGGACAGTTCTACGCCTCGGTACGACGCCTGCGCACCCGTGATACCCGAAAAGCAAGGCAAGGCTAACCTAAACTCGCGCGACACACGGAGGACGGTGGGGCGTGACCGTACTGGAGAAGACCGCGGCTCCGGCGGGCGAGGTGGCTGAATCCCCGCCGCGAAGACGGCGTTCGGCCGCGTGGCTGATGACCGTCGGGCTGGTCGTGGGGCTGCTCGTTCTCGTGCCGGTCGCGGCCGGTGTCGGGGCCTATCCGATCCCGGTCGGGGACGTCCTCGGCTCCGTGCAGCACAAAGTCGGGCTCGGGGGCGGCGAGTTGGACCGAGTCGCCGAGTCGGTGCTGTGGAACGTGCGGTTCCCGCGGATCGTGCTCGCGCTGCTCGTCGGGGCCTCGCTGGGGTGTGCGGGGGCGTTGATGCAGGGCATGTTCGGCAATCCGCTCGCCGCGCCGGGGGTCATCGGTGTCTCCTCGGGGGCGGCGGTGGGGGCGGTCGCGGCGATCGCGTTCGGGATCGGCTTCCTCGGTACGTGGACGGTGTCGGTGTTCGCGTTCGTCGCGGGGCTCGGGACGGTGCTGATGGTGTACGCGATGTCGCGGTCCGGGGGCGTACGGAGGTCGTGACGCTGATTCTCACCGGGGATCGCGGTGAACGCGTTCGCGGGGGCGGTGATCGGGTTGTTCCTGTTCTTCGCGGACACCGCGGCCGTCAACCAGATCACGTTCTGGCAGCTGGGGTCGTTGGCGCAGGCGACGTGGCCGAAGGTGGTCGCGGTGCTGTCGTGCGCGGTGCTCGGGCTGGCGGTGGCGCCTCTGTACGCGCGGCGGTTGGATCTGCTGTCCCTCGGTGAGCGGCCGGCTCGGCATCTGGGGGTGGATGTGGAGCGGTTGCGGATCGTTCTGGTGCTGGTGATCGCGTTGTCGACGGCGGCGGTGAGTGTGTCCGGGATCATCAGCTTCGTGGGGCTGGTGGTGCCGCATCTGCTGCGGATGGTGGCGGGGGCGGGGCATCGGTTCCTGGTGCCGGGGAGTGTGTTGACGGGGGCGCTGGTGTTGTTGGCGGCGGATTTGGCTGCGCGGACGGTTGCGGTGCCGGCGGAGTTGCCGCTGGGGGTGTTGACGGCGTTGCTGGGCAGTCCGTTCTTCTTCTGGCTGCTGCGGCGGACGCGGCGCGGGCAGGGGGGATGGGCGTAGGGGTCGTGTGGCGTCTGCGGGCGAGTGGGGGCTGGTCGCGCAGTTCCCCGCGCCCCCAGGGGAGTTGGGCCTAAAGGTTGTACGGCGGGTGCGGGCCGTGGGGGCTGGTCGCGCAGTTCCCCGCGCGCCTGGGGGCGTCACCTGCATCGGCATTGTCATCTCGGCGCCTCTTGGTGCCCTCCACCTCCAAGGACCCCGTCATGAGACTCCTCCGCCATCGCCCCACTCCCCCGGTCCCCGTCGAGCCCGGAGCTGTGCTTGCCGTGGCTCTGCAAGGCATCGACGTCACCGTTCGTGCCGGGGAGGTGCTCGCGCTGGTCGGGCCCAATGGTGCCGGGAAGTCCACCCTCCTCGGTGCGCTCGCCGCCGATATCGCGGCAGCCGACGGAGTCGTACGCATCCACGGCCGCCCCGCCACGGAGTGGTCCGCGGCCGAGCTCGCCCTGCGGAGGGCTGTTCTGCCGCAGTCGGCCTCCCTCTCCTTTCCCTTTGCCGTCGAGGACGTCGTACGGATGGGCAGGGCCCCCTGGGCCGCCATCGCGCCCGGCGACGATGACCGGGCCGTCGCCGAGGCCATGCGGCAGACCGAGGTCGCCGCCTTCGCGTCCCGGCCCTTCGGCGCGCTCGGCGGCGGTGAGCGGGCCAGGGTCGCGCTCGCGCGGGTGCTCGCGCAGCGGGCTCCGCTGCTGCTGCTGGACGAGCCGACCGCGGCTCTCGACCTCAGGCATCAGGAGCTGGTGCTGCGGGTGTGCCGGGAGCGGGCGCGTGAGGGGGACGCCGTGGTCGTCGTACTGCACGATCTGGGGCTCGCCGCCGCGTACGCGCACCGGGTCGCGGTCCTGCGTGCCGGGCGGGTCGCCGCCTACGGGGCGCCCAAGGAGGTCTTCGACGAGCGGCTGCTGTCGGAGGTGTACGACCAGCCCGTGGAGGTGTTTCCGCACCCTCGGACGGGGGCGCTGCTCGAAACCCTGAGCGGAACCTTTGAATCTCCTTTGACCTTTACTTGGGGTCCGTTTTGAGTCACCGTGATCGGCTCGTGCTCTTACACCGTCTATGAGAGGTGAATCACGGGACGGTGGGGTATCACGCAGGTAAGGCTCGGATAAGTTAGGCGAGCCTCACCGAACTCTGTGAGCCCTGTCACGTGATTTTTCAGCCATCGCCCGGGAGCCCGCATGCGAGCCGCCAGACTCTCCGCAGTCACCGCCACCGCCACCGTGGCGGCCTTGACCGCCCTCACCGGGTGCACCGAGAAGGGCGGCTCCGGGGACAGCGACCGCGTGATCAGCGTGACCGCCACCGACAGCAAGTGCGATGTGTCGAAGAAGGAGTTCCCGGCCGGCCACGTCGAGCTCGCCATCGAGAACAAGGGCTCCAAGGTCACCGAGGTCTACATCCTCTTCCCGGACGACCGGGTCGTCAGCGAGCGCGAGAACATCGGTCCCGGCACCAAGCAGACCGTCACCGCCGAGGTCAAGGCCGGCGACTACACGATCGCCTGCAAGCCCGGCATGAAGGGCGACGGCATCCGCCAGGACGTCAAGGCCACTGGCGGCACCGCCGCCAAGCGCGACCCCCGCCTCGACAAGGCCGTCGCCGCCTACCGCACCTACGTGCAGGAGCAGGCCGACGAGACGCTGCCGCTCGCCGAGACCTTCGCCAAGGCGGTCAAGGACGGGGACATCGAGGCCGCGAAGAAGGCCTACGCCCCCTCCCGTATCGGCTGGGAGCGCACCGAGCCGGTCGCGGAGTCCTTCGGTGACATCGACCCGAAGGTCGACGTCCGCGAGGACGGCCTGGAGGACGGCCAGGACCCGGAGAAGGACTGGACCGGCTGGCACCGCCTGGAGCGCTCGCTGTGGAAGGACAAGAAGCTCACCGCCCGTGACTCCGAGCTCGCCGACCAGCTGATCACCGACCTCAAGGACTGGCAGAACCGGGTCGGCAAGGCCGAGATCACCCCGACCTCCATGGCCAACGGCGCCAAGGAGCTCCTGGACGAGGTCGCCACCGGCAAGGTCACCGGCGAGGAGGAGCGGTACTCGCACACCGACCTCGTCGACTTCAAGGCCAATGTGGAGGGCGCGGAGAAGTCGTACGAGCTGCTGAAGCCTGTCGCCAAGGAGAACAACGCCGCGCTCACGACCGAGCTCGACAAGCAGTTCGCCGCGCTCAACACGCTGCTGGACAAGTACCGCGCCGACAAGACGTCGTACGACTTCACCTCGTACGACAAGGTCGGCGAGGACCAGCAGAAGGAGCTGTCGGACGCGGTGAACGCCCTCGCGGAGCCGCTGTCCAAGCTCGCCGCCGCCGTTGTCGCGAAGTGAAGCAGGGGGAGCCCTCATGACCGAGAACTCCACGGGCGAGACCTCCACCACCGAGAACTCGCCCTCCCCGTCC
Above is a window of Streptomyces sp. NBC_00490 DNA encoding:
- a CDS encoding site-2 protease family protein, giving the protein MTTTAARNSDRRISPVFVGILAVTAVTGWATWTGFAEQPGVAVFLFVTAAWIVSLCLHEYAHARTALHSGDITVGSKGYLTLNPLKYTHALLSIVLPVLFVIMGGIGLPGGAVFIERGRIRGRWKHSLISAAGPLTNVLFAIVCTAPFWLDALDGVPADFRFALAFLALLQVTAAILNFLPIPGLDGYGVIEPWLSYKIKRQVEPFAPFGLLFVFALLWVPAVNSAFFDVIDSILASLGISDFETYCGQDLYRFWQTSDFCSVSG
- the npdG gene encoding NADPH-dependent F420 reductase, giving the protein MTSTDSAQKAPAKDPWDLPDVSGLVVGVLGGTGPQGKGLAYRLAKAGQKVIIGSRAADRAQAAADELGHGVEGADNAETARRSDIVIVAVPWDGHGKTLESLREELAGKLVVDCVNPLGFDKQGAYALKPEEGSAAQQAAALLPDSRVTAAFHHLSAVLLEDPEIDEIDTDVMVLGEARADVEIVQALAGRIPGMRGIFAGRLRNAHQVESLVANLISVNRRYKAHAGLRVTDV
- a CDS encoding MFS transporter, giving the protein MTDDDSAPPASRLRSVLPDLTPWRASADFRRLWVSGLVSNFGSFLTFVALPVQIKGLTESAAAVGAIGAVELIPLIVFGLYGGAMADALDKRGLIIWTEAGQGVLSAVLLVNALMPNPAVWPLYLVAALSSALVSVQRPALDSLWPRIVAHEHLPAAASLNTFRWTVGGVAGPAVAGVVVAYAGLGWAYAADLATFVVSVALIIPIASSPAAHEAAKPSLKAIAEGARYAWSRKELLGTYAVDLAAMFLAMPLALLPFLADELDAEWALGLMYATVPLGALLVSVTSGWTARIHRHGRMVVLSAALWGVAIAAAGIVGNLWLVLLFLTVAGGCDMVSGIFRGVMWNQTIPDELRGRLAGIELLSYSVGPTLGQVRSGGFAAWWGVRTSVWSGGLLCAGAVGLLALCLPKLMTYDARTDEHAARVRKQRAAAAPTGA
- the map gene encoding type I methionyl aminopeptidase, with protein sequence MSGQSLLVPGELSPTRSVPGNIRRPEYVGKPGPTPYTGPEVQTPETVEAMRVAGRIAARAMAEAAKLIAPGVTTDELDKVAHEYMCDYGAYPSTLGYRGFPKSLCTSVNEVICHGIPDSTVLRDGDIVNLDVTAYIGGVHGDNNATYLVGDVDEESRLLVERTRESLERAIKAVRPGRQINIIGRVIESYAKRFGYGVVRDFTGHGINSSFHSGLIIPHYDSPHATTVIQPGMTFTIEPMLTLGTHEYDMWDDGWTVVTKDRKRTAQFEHTLVVTDSGAEILTLP
- a CDS encoding biliverdin-producing heme oxygenase, encoding MDSFSTVIRTASHEQHVEAETSSFMSDLLGGRLGVDAYARYTEQLWFVYEALESGAERLAADPVTGPFIQPELYRLGALERDLEHLRGAGWRTGLTALPATRAYADRVRECATEWPAGYIAHHYTRYLGDLSGGQIIRDKAERTWGFERKGDGVRFYVFEGIANPAAFKRGYRELLDGVRVDDLEKQRIVTECKRAFALNTAVFRALGEEFPLSA
- a CDS encoding PhzF family phenazine biosynthesis protein, which gives rise to MTDYDVLRVFCAPNGGYGNELGVVREGSVMPDREERQLFAGKLGFSETVFVDDPERGVIDIYTPTLRLPFAGHPCVGTAWLLDVPELVTPAGVVGARLDGEFSWIEARAEWAPPRTLRQYGTAAEVDDLDVPPKGEWIYAWAWEDEPAGRVRARAFPGRDDGIDEDEATGAAALLLTERLGRALNITQGAGSQILTAPQPGGWVEIGGRVYLER
- a CDS encoding heme ABC transporter ATP-binding protein, encoding MRLLRHRPTPPVPVEPGAVLAVALQGIDVTVRAGEVLALVGPNGAGKSTLLGALAADIAAADGVVRIHGRPATEWSAAELALRRAVLPQSASLSFPFAVEDVVRMGRAPWAAIAPGDDDRAVAEAMRQTEVAAFASRPFGALGGGERARVALARVLAQRAPLLLLDEPTAALDLRHQELVLRVCRERAREGDAVVVVLHDLGLAAAYAHRVAVLRAGRVAAYGAPKEVFDERLLSEVYDQPVEVFPHPRTGALLETLSGTFESPLTFTWGPF
- the efeO gene encoding iron uptake system protein EfeO, whose amino-acid sequence is MRAARLSAVTATATVAALTALTGCTEKGGSGDSDRVISVTATDSKCDVSKKEFPAGHVELAIENKGSKVTEVYILFPDDRVVSERENIGPGTKQTVTAEVKAGDYTIACKPGMKGDGIRQDVKATGGTAAKRDPRLDKAVAAYRTYVQEQADETLPLAETFAKAVKDGDIEAAKKAYAPSRIGWERTEPVAESFGDIDPKVDVREDGLEDGQDPEKDWTGWHRLERSLWKDKKLTARDSELADQLITDLKDWQNRVGKAEITPTSMANGAKELLDEVATGKVTGEEERYSHTDLVDFKANVEGAEKSYELLKPVAKENNAALTTELDKQFAALNTLLDKYRADKTSYDFTSYDKVGEDQQKELSDAVNALAEPLSKLAAAVVAK